A genomic stretch from Glaciecola nitratireducens FR1064 includes:
- a CDS encoding DUF1285 domain-containing protein, translated as MDLGKLTQQLTDASPTRQLPPVDKWDPPFCGDMNLVIKSSGQWWHEGTPFTRAKLVSLFSSVLKKEGDAYFLVTPVEKIGIQVEDVPFVIVDWRFEKEALIVKTQIGDEVEIGPDHPIELRPFAAENADAEGATPLVPYCLIRRNLWARLHQNVMYQWAEIATPTSTEKGNELLIKSKQYTFSLGVF; from the coding sequence ATGGATTTAGGTAAGCTAACGCAGCAACTCACCGACGCTTCTCCTACAAGGCAATTACCGCCTGTAGATAAATGGGATCCACCTTTTTGTGGCGACATGAACTTGGTGATTAAAAGCAGCGGACAGTGGTGGCACGAAGGGACTCCCTTCACTCGCGCCAAGCTGGTTAGCTTATTTTCCAGCGTACTTAAAAAAGAGGGAGATGCATATTTTCTTGTCACCCCCGTCGAGAAAATTGGCATTCAAGTAGAAGACGTTCCTTTTGTTATTGTTGATTGGCGTTTTGAAAAAGAAGCGTTAATAGTAAAAACCCAAATTGGCGACGAAGTAGAAATTGGCCCAGATCACCCCATAGAATTACGGCCATTTGCTGCAGAGAATGCTGACGCAGAAGGCGCTACACCCCTCGTTCCATACTGCCTGATTAGACGTAATTTATGGGCAAGGCTGCACCAGAATGTCATGTACCAATGGGCAGAAATTGCGACGCCAACAAGCACAGAAAAAGGCAATGAATTGCTGATAAAAAGTAAGCAATATACGTTCAGTTTGGGTGTGTTTTAG